The following is a genomic window from Sulfitobacter pontiacus.
CTTCAACCTGGATGAAGAGGTTGATTTTGGTGGTGCGCTTCAAACGCATCAGGTCAACGTGCGTTGGCAGGTCTTTAACAACGTGACGCTGAACGTCGCGGCAGATGACGCGGACGTCTTCTTGGCCTTCAACCTTGAGGTTGAACAGGGTCGCCTTGAAGCGGCCTGCGCGCAGTTTGGTCAGCAGCTTGTTAAAGTCCAGGTTGATCGGCAGCGGATCAAGGTCACCACCGAATACGATACCAGGAACCATGCCGTCGCGGCGTGCCTGACGAGCGGCGCCCTTGCCTGTCCCCGTGCGTTCGAAAGCTTCAAGATCAGGAATCTCTCCAGCCATTGTAATCTCCAATATGTTTAGGGCGGACATCCTCCAAGGCTGTATGTCCGCGTGAAGCCGCGCGTATAGACGGGTTTGGGCGTTTGGGAAAGACTAAAACGCCGCTTTTGCGCAAGTTGGCCTTGGTTTGCGACCTATGCGGGGCGGGGCAGGGGCTGCGCGCAGGGTTTTCGCCCGCCCTGACATATCAGCCAAGGCGGGCGTATCATGCGAAGAAGGCGCAGGTTCAGGGCTGCCAGTCGCCTTCAAAACCTTTTGGAATAAGCAGGTTATGCTTGCCCAAGCCCGCGACAGAGGTTTCACCGCAAAGCGCCATGGACAGGTCGAGCTCCTTGTGGATGACCTCCAGCGCCGAGGTAACCCCGGCCTGACCCATCGCACCAAGCCCGTAGATGAAGGCGCGCCCGATATAGGTGCCCTTGGCCCCCATCGCCATCGCCTTGAGCACGTCCTGACCGGACCTGATTCCACTGTCCAGATGGACTTCGATCTGGTCGCCCACGGCCTCCAGGATTGACGGCAGCGCCCGGATAGAGCTGATCGCCCCGTCCAGCTGGCGCCCGCCGTGGTTGCTGACGATGATCGCATCCGCCCCGACTTTCAGCGCCATCCGCGCATCGTCGGCGTCAAGAATACCCTTGAGGATGACCTTGCCGCCCCATTGCTCTTTCAGCTTGGCGATCTTGCCCCAGTCGAGGGTGGGGTCGAATTGCTCTGCCGTCCATGCGCCGAGGTTGGCTGTGTCGTCGACGCCGTGCACATGGCCCACGATATTGCCGAAGCTGCGCCGCTTGGCCCCCATCATGCCGATGCCCCAGCTCCATTTGGTTGCCAGATTGGCGAGCGTTTTGGCGGTCAGCTTGGGTGGGGCGGACAGGCCGTTCTTCAGATCTTTGTGGCGCTGGCCGAGGATTTGCAGATCAAGCGTGATGACAAGGGCCGAGCATTTGGCATCCTTGGCGCGCTGGATCAGCCGCGCGACATAGTCTTCGTCGCGCATGGTATAAAGCTGGAACCAGAAGGGTTTCGTCGTCGCCTCTGCCACATCCTCGATCGAATTGATGGACATGGTCGACAGGGTGAAGGGCACGCCAAAGGCTTCGGCGGCGCGGGCGGCTTTGATCTCTCCGTCGGCGTGCTGCATGCCGGTCAGCCCGACAGGGGCAAGTGCCACAGGCATCGCCACATCCTGCCCGATCATCTGCGTCTTGGTGCTGCGCCCGCTCATATCCACGGCGACGCGCTGGCGCAGGCGGATCTGTTCAAAATCGGTCGTGTTCTCGCGAAAGGTTTGCTCTGTCCAGCTGCCCGATTCCGCGTAGTCATAGAACATCCGCGGCACGCGGCGTTCATGCAGGCGCTTGAGGTCGTCGATGGTGGTGATCACGGGCATGGTGGCAAGTTCCTATGTATTGGTCAGATGATCTAACCAATACGGCCCGTTGAAATCAATTGCTTTACGCCACGACATCGGGCGTCGGGCGGGGCGCTCAGGCCCGGTGCGCACCATCCGACAGGGTTTTGACAAAGCTTAGCACGTCTTCGACAGGCAGCCCATCTGCGATTTTTGACACGATGGCAGAGCCGACAACAACCCCATCAGCAACGCTTGCAATGGCTTCGGCTTTGTCTGGGGTGTTCACGCCAAACCCGACAATGACGGGCAGGCCACTGGCGTTCTGAATGCGCTCAACCTCGGGGGCGACATCGCCCGCATCCGCTTCGGCAGAGCCGGTGATGCCGGTGATCGACACGTAATACACAAAGCCCGAGGTGTTCTGCACAACCCGCGGTAGACGTTTGTCATCGGTCGTAGGGGTCGCAAGGCGGATAAAGTTCATACCGGCGGCTTGCGCGGGCAGGCACAGCTCGGCGTCTTCTTCCGGTGGCAGGTCCACGACGATCAGCCCGTCCACGCCGGCCGTCTTGGCCGCCTCTAGGAATGTATCCACGCCTTTGGAATAGATCGGGTTGTAATAGCCCATCAGCACGATCGGGGTCGTGTCATCCTGTTCGCGGAACGCCGCAGCAAGCGCCAGCGTCTTGTCCAGCGTCATCCCGCCTTCAAGCGCGCGCTGTCCCGCCAGCTGAATGGCAGAGCCATCGGCCATCGGATCGGTAAACGGCAGCCCCAGTTCGATAATATCGACGCCCGCGCCAGGCAGGCCGCGCACCACCTCGAGCGACGTGTCAAAGTCGGGATCGCCTGCCATCACATAGGCGACAAAGGCTTTCTTGCCTTGGGATTTGAGGTCAGCGAATTTGGCGTCGATACGTGTCATGAGGGCGGCCTTTTTACGTTACCCTGCTGCAATGCCGAATATATCACGGGAAATCAATCCAACTCCGCCGGTGGGCTTGGGCGATTTTCCGAAAAACAGGTGCCAAGGGCGTTGGATTTATGCAGGTGTGCATAACATAGTCCTTTAAATCCCGCCGCCGGTGCCTACATTTATCGCATGAATTATGTACTCGCCCTGCTGTTGCCGCCGCTTTCCATCCTGCTGACAGGACGGATCTTCACGGCGATTATCGTCTTCCTGATCTGGATTCCGGCCGTGATCTTTTCGGGCGGGTTGACCCATCCGATGTTCATCGTGCTCGCATGGATCCTGATTTACCAGACGCACGAGGACCGACGCCTGCGCTAAGACTTGCGCAAAGGCGGCCAAAACCCTAGGACAACGCCAACTTATAAAGGATGCTTGTCATGGGCTTTAAGATGGGAATCGTGGGTCTGCCGAATGTCGGCAAGTCGACCCTCTTCAACGCGCTGACCAAAACAGCGGCAGCGCAGGCGGCCAATTTTCCGTTCTGCACAATCGAACCGAACGTCGGTGAAGTCGCGGTGCCGGATTCGCGCCTTGATAAACTCGCGGCGATTGCGGGCTCCAAGCAGATTATCCCGACGCGGATGACCTTTGTGGATATCGCAGGCTTGGTCAAAGGGGCGTCCAAAGGGGAAGGCCTCGGCAACCAGTTCCTGGCCAATATCCGCGAGACGGACGCGATCGCGCATGTGCTGCGCTGCTTTGAGGATGGCGATGTGACCCACGTCGAAGGGCGCGTGGACCCCGTGGCCGACGCCGAGACCATCGATACAGAACTGATGCTTGCCGATCTGGAAAGCATCGAAAAACGCCGCGCCGGTCTGGTCCGCAAGATCAAGGGCAACGATAAAGACGCAGCGCAGCAGGACCGCCTGTTGGCCGCCGCGCAAGAAGCTATCGAGAACGGCAAGCCCGCGCGCACCGTCGAGGTTGACGCGGATGACGCCAAGGCTTGGCGCATGCTGCAATTGCTGACGACCAAGCCCGTGCTTTATGTCTGCAACGTCGGCGAATCCGAAGCGGCCGAGGGCAATGCCCTTTCTGCAAAAGTCGCTGAAATGGCCGCGGCGCAGGGCAATAGCCATGTCGTGATCTCTGCCCAGATCGAGGAAGAAATCAGCCAGCTGGAGCCCGAAGAGGCCAGCATGTTCCTGGACGAGATGGGGCTAGAGGAAGCCGGGCTTGATCGGTTGATCCGCGCGGGCTACGAGCTGCTGCACCTTGAGACATACTTCACCGTCGGCCCGAAAGAGGCCCGCGCCTGGACGATCAAGGCTGGCACCTCTGCGCCGAAAGCCGCTGGCGTGATCCACGGTGATTTTGAAAAAGGCTTCATCCGCGCCGAAACCATCGCTTATGACGATTTCGTGGCCTTGGGCGGTGAAGGCCCCGCCAAGGAAGCCGGCAAGATGCGCGCCGAGGGCAAAAGCTACACCGTCAAAGACGGCGACGTGCTGCACTTCCTGTTCAACACCTGATCCAATCCGGCGGGCCGCTTTCCAGGCGGCCCGCCGATCTGGCGCGTGAGCGGCCCCTCCCGCTGCCATCGCGCCACTTCTCTGCCCGCCTCCCCCCTCGACCCACGAATGCCCCCGGCCCGCGCCGCGCGCATAGCGCCGCAAGCCGTATCCCGCCCTCGATATCCTCCGCTATCCCCGCGATCCCGACATTCCCGGTATTTTCTGAGATTATCGCTTGTGCCCCATGCGTTTTCTTGGATATACGCGTCGACGGAGACGTGGCCGAGTGGTCGAAGGCGCTCCCCTGCTAAGGGAGTAGGCCCGGAAGGGTCTCGAGGGTTCGAATCCCTTCGTCTCCGCCATACACCTCGACATTTTCTACATACTTGATCAGGTGTTGCGCGGCCCGAGATGGGGCGCGACGTTGCGCTTGGCTTTCCGCTCTGACAGTTTCGCCGCCACCCGCCTTTTGCAAACCGTGCGCCCATGCTTTCGCGAGGAAAGGAGGTGGGGTAGAGGGGGTGTAATACTCAGGAGCGGATCATGGAATTAAAGAACAAGCGTATCATCGTCACTGGTGGCAGTGATGGTATTGGGCGGCATATTTGCCTTAAACTCGCGGCAGTAGGGACGCGTCTGGCCATTCTGGGGCGCGATGCTGACCGTCTGGCTGCGGTAGAGGCTGAATGCGTCGCCGCTGGAGCCAGCGAAGCGATCGGCATTGCGTGTGATGTCCAGAACCCGGATGCGATCAGCGGGGCGGTAGAGCAGGTGACAGCCGCATTTGGCGGGCTGGATATTCTGATCAACAATGCGGGCATCTGGCACAAAACCGGCCCGCTGGATGAGATCCCGCCGCAGCTTTTGCAGGCGACCGTGCAGACCAATCTGACGGGTTTGATGCAGATCACGCAAGCCGCCATTCCGGCGCTGCGCGCGAATGACGAGGGGATCATTCTTAATGTCGTTTCCAAGTCCGGCGTCGTCGCGCAGGCCGGGCAATCTGTCTATACCGCCACGAAATACGGGGTGCGTGGCTTTACCGAGGTGCTGAAAGCGGACGAGGAAAACACCGGCGTGCGCGTGGGCGGCGTTTACCAGTCGGGGACAAACACGGGGATGTTCAGCAAGGCGGGGGAGGATGTGCCCAATCATATCTTTACCGAGCCCGACGATCTGGCGGATGTGGTGGTCTTTGTGCTCTCGCGGCCGCCAAAACTGTGGATCCACGATATCCGCATCGAATTGTGAGCCGCGGGCGCATCTGTCGCGCCTGCTGACAAGACGGGTGCCATTCCAAACATCGCGTCACGTGAAGCATGCGGGCGGGGGGTAAAGCCCCGCCCGCCCTCAAGGCATCAGGTGGTTTTCTTGTCGTTGACGATGTTCATCGACGCCACGCCGCTTTCGCCGAGGTCGACCGCGGCAAAGGGGCCACCGTGGTGCATTTGGCCGGGGTCTTTCAGATCGACCGGTGGTGCTTCGGCAAGGATCTTCTCGGCGAACTGCTCTGCGTTGTCTTTCGGGCGATAGCCGAGGAAGGACGCTTTGGCATTGTCCACCGGCGCGCGGTCGTTGTTGGAGACGCCGTAGACCACGCTGAAGCCGACCGATGGCGTATCGATGGCGCGGGTGACCAGCTGGATCAGATCGTCATAGGACAGCCACGATCCCAAGGCACGGGTGTTGTTGACCTGTGCGCAGCTGAGGATGCGCAGGCACACGGCCTCTAGCCCGCGTTTGTCCCAATACATGGACGCAAGGTCTTCGCTAAAGCATTTGGCGAGGCCGTAGAATGTATCGGGCTTGTGGGGCGCGTCGATGCCGATGAAGTCGGACTTCTTGTGCATGCCCACAGCGTGGATGGACGAAGCATAAACGACCCGTTGAAGCCCGTGCTGATAGGCGGCTTCCCACACGTTGTAAGATCCGACGAAATTCGGCCCCAGCAGTTCCTCGAAGGGTTTTTCATCGACGATGGCGCCGAAGTGGACAACCATGTCCGCACCCTCCAGCAGCGGCGCGATCTGGTCATAGACGGCGACATCGGCCTTGGCGTAGCTTTCGCCTTCATAGAGCGTGCCGATGTCATCGACGATGTCGGTGCTGACCAGTTCTTGGCACATCTTAGACAGGGGTTCACGCAGGTAGGACCCAAGCCGCCCTGCGGCCCCCGTCAGAACCAGTTTCTTCATCATGTCGTTTTCCTTCCACTATCGTTTTGCGAGGCCAAGCAAGGCTGCGCGCCCGCACAAAGGGGTGTTGCCTGGCATGGGTATGTCATCGGGGCAGGGGGATCAAATCACCGCCTTTTCAATCAGCGATTGGTTTTCCTCGATCCGGCGGTAGGCGTAGGGGCCTAGGTCCAACGTGCGGTATGCGCCATAGGCGATCCATTCAGCGATGCCACGGCCAAGGGCGGGTGCCTGTTGCAGCCCGTGACCGGAGAACCCGTTCAGGCACAGGAAATTCTCGACCACACTGTGCGGCCCGACAATCGCGTTCTGGTCCAGCGTGTTGTAATCGTAGTGCCCGACCCATTCGTTGATCACCTTGACCTGATCGAACTGCGGGACGCGGGTGGCGATGGCGGGCCACACCTTGTCTTCCCAAAGGCTGTGATCAAAGGCAAAGTCGTCATAGGCGACCGCAGGATCTTCGCGCGGGGGGCAGCCCGCCATGTAGTATTTCCCTTCGGTCCTGAAATGCACGCCGGACGGGTCGATTGTCAGCGGCAGGTCGCGGTCCAGCGGTTTGGCGGCATCGAACACAAAAGTATAGCGTTTGCGCGGCTCTACCGGGAGGGTGATGCCGGCCATGCCCGCCGTCGCGGCCGCCCGCGGGCCAGAAGCGTTGACCACCGTCCCGCAGGCCACCGTCGCGCCGGATTTCAGCATGACATGGGTGACGGATGTGCCATCGGCGGCTTTGGTCATCGCGGTCACTTCGTCGTGCAGGTATTCCACGCCGTTGCGGCGGGCCATGCGCTTGAACCAGTTAAACATGGTGCCGCCGTCGAAATAGCCTTCATCCACGCGGTTGTGGTTGGCGGCAATGATGTCATCAAGCTGATAGAACGGATAGGCGGCGGCGACTTCGGCGGCGGTCATGTGCTGCGTGCCCGCCCCCAGTGCCACCTGTATCTGCTGGTTCTGTTGCAGCGTCTGCGCAAACTCGGGCGTGTCCGCGAGGTAGAGATAGCCAAAATTTTGCAACGCCAGATGCGGCACCTCTGGATCATCGCCCATAAACCGGCGGAAGTTCTTGATAAACTCGGCCCCGAACTGCGACACCTTCACGTTGATGGCCGAGCTGAACTGCTGGCGGATGCAACTGTTGGTATGGCTTGTGGCGGCGTATTCATAGGTGGGGTCACGTTCGACCACCAGAACCTTGCCGTCAAAACCGGCCATCTGGGTCAGCCACCATGCGACCGACGATCCAAAGATCGCGCCACCGATAATGACAACGTCATAGGTGCTGTGATTGGGCTGCGGCATCGCGATACTCCTTCCACATTTGGGCCACATAGGGGCCAGACAGAGGGGATGCCGTGCAGCGGTGTACATCAGAGCAGCCCTGCCACGACTAAACGCGCAACACCGTCCCCCGTCCATAGCTTGTGAACGCGGGGGGCAATTTCCGC
Proteins encoded in this region:
- a CDS encoding FAD-binding oxidoreductase — its product is MPQPNHSTYDVVIIGGAIFGSSVAWWLTQMAGFDGKVLVVERDPTYEYAATSHTNSCIRQQFSSAINVKVSQFGAEFIKNFRRFMGDDPEVPHLALQNFGYLYLADTPEFAQTLQQNQQIQVALGAGTQHMTAAEVAAAYPFYQLDDIIAANHNRVDEGYFDGGTMFNWFKRMARRNGVEYLHDEVTAMTKAADGTSVTHVMLKSGATVACGTVVNASGPRAAATAGMAGITLPVEPRKRYTFVFDAAKPLDRDLPLTIDPSGVHFRTEGKYYMAGCPPREDPAVAYDDFAFDHSLWEDKVWPAIATRVPQFDQVKVINEWVGHYDYNTLDQNAIVGPHSVVENFLCLNGFSGHGLQQAPALGRGIAEWIAYGAYRTLDLGPYAYRRIEENQSLIEKAVI
- a CDS encoding SDR family oxidoreductase, whose protein sequence is MELKNKRIIVTGGSDGIGRHICLKLAAVGTRLAILGRDADRLAAVEAECVAAGASEAIGIACDVQNPDAISGAVEQVTAAFGGLDILINNAGIWHKTGPLDEIPPQLLQATVQTNLTGLMQITQAAIPALRANDEGIILNVVSKSGVVAQAGQSVYTATKYGVRGFTEVLKADEENTGVRVGGVYQSGTNTGMFSKAGEDVPNHIFTEPDDLADVVVFVLSRPPKLWIHDIRIEL
- a CDS encoding alpha-hydroxy acid oxidase encodes the protein MPVITTIDDLKRLHERRVPRMFYDYAESGSWTEQTFRENTTDFEQIRLRQRVAVDMSGRSTKTQMIGQDVAMPVALAPVGLTGMQHADGEIKAARAAEAFGVPFTLSTMSINSIEDVAEATTKPFWFQLYTMRDEDYVARLIQRAKDAKCSALVITLDLQILGQRHKDLKNGLSAPPKLTAKTLANLATKWSWGIGMMGAKRRSFGNIVGHVHGVDDTANLGAWTAEQFDPTLDWGKIAKLKEQWGGKVILKGILDADDARMALKVGADAIIVSNHGGRQLDGAISSIRALPSILEAVGDQIEVHLDSGIRSGQDVLKAMAMGAKGTYIGRAFIYGLGAMGQAGVTSALEVIHKELDLSMALCGETSVAGLGKHNLLIPKGFEGDWQP
- a CDS encoding 50S ribosomal protein L25/general stress protein Ctc, producing the protein MAGEIPDLEAFERTGTGKGAARQARRDGMVPGIVFGGDLDPLPINLDFNKLLTKLRAGRFKATLFNLKVEGQEDVRVICRDVQRHVVKDLPTHVDLMRLKRTTKINLFIQVEVEGEEVSPGLKKGGVLTLVRPEVELVVTAGDIPDHITIDVSELEIGDSLTISSVKLPNGTKPVIDRDFVIAQISAPSGLASQDDDEDEDVAADEVPATEVKED
- the ychF gene encoding redox-regulated ATPase YchF; translation: MGFKMGIVGLPNVGKSTLFNALTKTAAAQAANFPFCTIEPNVGEVAVPDSRLDKLAAIAGSKQIIPTRMTFVDIAGLVKGASKGEGLGNQFLANIRETDAIAHVLRCFEDGDVTHVEGRVDPVADAETIDTELMLADLESIEKRRAGLVRKIKGNDKDAAQQDRLLAAAQEAIENGKPARTVEVDADDAKAWRMLQLLTTKPVLYVCNVGESEAAEGNALSAKVAEMAAAQGNSHVVISAQIEEEISQLEPEEASMFLDEMGLEEAGLDRLIRAGYELLHLETYFTVGPKEARAWTIKAGTSAPKAAGVIHGDFEKGFIRAETIAYDDFVALGGEGPAKEAGKMRAEGKSYTVKDGDVLHFLFNT
- the trpA gene encoding tryptophan synthase subunit alpha, translated to MTRIDAKFADLKSQGKKAFVAYVMAGDPDFDTSLEVVRGLPGAGVDIIELGLPFTDPMADGSAIQLAGQRALEGGMTLDKTLALAAAFREQDDTTPIVLMGYYNPIYSKGVDTFLEAAKTAGVDGLIVVDLPPEEDAELCLPAQAAGMNFIRLATPTTDDKRLPRVVQNTSGFVYYVSITGITGSAEADAGDVAPEVERIQNASGLPVIVGFGVNTPDKAEAIASVADGVVVGSAIVSKIADGLPVEDVLSFVKTLSDGAHRA
- a CDS encoding NAD(P)-dependent oxidoreductase, producing MKKLVLTGAAGRLGSYLREPLSKMCQELVSTDIVDDIGTLYEGESYAKADVAVYDQIAPLLEGADMVVHFGAIVDEKPFEELLGPNFVGSYNVWEAAYQHGLQRVVYASSIHAVGMHKKSDFIGIDAPHKPDTFYGLAKCFSEDLASMYWDKRGLEAVCLRILSCAQVNNTRALGSWLSYDDLIQLVTRAIDTPSVGFSVVYGVSNNDRAPVDNAKASFLGYRPKDNAEQFAEKILAEAPPVDLKDPGQMHHGGPFAAVDLGESGVASMNIVNDKKTT